A section of the Jaculus jaculus isolate mJacJac1 chromosome 6, mJacJac1.mat.Y.cur, whole genome shotgun sequence genome encodes:
- the LOC123461635 gene encoding histone H1.10 translates to MSVELEEALPPTSAEGAARKAARAGGATPPAPAKKRKNRKKNQPGKYSQLVVETIRRLGERGGSSLARIYAEARKVPWFDQQNGRTYLKYSIRALVQNDTLLQVKGTGANGSFKLNRKKLEGGAERRGAPAASSPAPAPAPPKARTKAAAAADRKPARPAKPERPAHKAKSGGAKKVKKAAKPSVPKVPKGRK, encoded by the coding sequence ATGTCGGTGGAGCTAGAGGAGGCCCTGCCGCCGACCAGCGCCGAGGGGGCGGCCCGCAAGGCGGCCAGGGCGGGCGGCGCGACCCCGCCGGCCCCGGCCAAGAAGAGGAAGAACCGTAAGAAGAACCAACCGGGCAAGTACAGCCAGCTGGTGGTGGAGACGATCCGCAGGCTGGGCGAGCGCGGCGGCTCGTCGCTGGCCCGCATCTACGCCGAGGCCCGGAAGGTGCCGTGGTTCGACCAGCAGAACGGGCGCACCTACCTCAAGTACTCGATCCGGGCGCTGGTGCAGAACGACACCCTGCTGCAGGTGAAGGGCACCGGCGCCAACGGCTCCTTCAAGCTCAACCGCAAGAAGCTGGAGGGCGGCGCCGAGAGACGCGGGGCCCCGGCGGCCTCCagccccgcgcccgcgcccgcgccgccCAAGGCCCGCAccaaggcggcggcggcggcggacaGGAAGCCGGCCCGGCCCGCCAAGCCCGAGCGGCCCGCGCACAAGGCCAAGAGCGGCGGGGCCAAGAAGGTGAAGAAGGCGGCCAAGCCCAGCGTCCCCAAGGTGCCCAAGGGTCGCAAGTGA